The genomic stretch GCGAGAAAACGTCCGGTCGACGGACCTGCCTGGCAGCCGAATTTCGATTCCCCAGGCGCTGCGCGAACTCAATCCGCTCGAAGCCGATGCAATGGTCCGCCGCAATTGACGGCGTCGGAGGCCAGCTGCCGCGACGAACGCTTCGCGTGGCCGGCCAGGCGCGCTAGCCCGGCATCACTCGCGCCACGAAGGTCATTCGCGCCTGATTGTGTCCGATATTCTGCGGCGCGCGCGTCGCGCTGAAGCCGGCGGCTTTCAGCTTGGCGATGATCGCGGCCTCGTCATAGGTCTGCAGCCCGATCCGGGAGCGCAATTGCCGGTAATCCGATAGCGCGGTGCGCGCCAGCCCCCATAGCGCGTCCTTGAGAAAGCCGTGGGTGCGGGCAAAGCGCAGCAGCGCGGTGACGTCGCCGGCCATGCCGATATCGGGCCGCAGGATGTCGCCGAGCACCAGCCTGCCGCCGGGCTTCAGCAATCTGCGGATCACCGCGAAGGCGGTGTCGAGCTCGGCCGGCGTCATATATTGCGCCACCGAATTCATCACCGCCAGATCGACGGAGCTTTCCTCCATCTGCCTCAGCTCGTCGAGCGAGCGCACCCGGATCTTGGTGATCGGCGCGAAGCGGGAGATCAGCCGGCCGCGCACGCCGGGGGCGGGCTCCGCCAGGATCAGCTTGCCACAGGCGGCTGCGACCTGCGCCGCCGACAGCGCCTCGCCGCAGGCATAGTCCAGCACGGTGGCGTCGGGCGAGGCGATGTAGCCGATGATGTCCCGGGCGATTTCCTGAAAATGCACGTCGCGGTGCAATTTGCTGACGTAAATCGTATGCGCGGAATCGTAATAATCGATCCAGTCGTCCATCGGTGGCCTCGGTGGCTGATGTGGCGCGGCGTCAGCATCTGACGGCGTGCCGATTTTTTGGGCTGATATTGAAGGGAATCCTGTTCCGGATTTGGAACTGGGCTGAGTTTTTCGCGTTGGTGCAACGTCTAGAGGGTTTCGGACGATTGGGAAACATTATCGCGCGCGGTGCTGTCGCGCCGCAACGTCGGACGTCACCCGATACCGGATGTGCCGCTCGGCACTCCGCATCCGAAACCGCTCCTGTGTCCAATACTGTAAAGGAAATTATCGTGCCCAAAACCTCCGTCGATCCCAAACTGGATACCCCCTCCGATCTGCCGCAGCAGGCCACCGACAAGATTTCGTCGACGCTGAACGTGCTGCTTGCCGATGCTTTTGCGCTTTATCTCAAGACCAAGAATTTCCATTGGCATATCAGCGGCCGTCATTTCCGCGATTACCATCTGATGCTCGACGAACAGTCCGATCAGATCTTCGCCACCACCGACGCGCTGGCGGAGCGGGTGCGCAAGGTCGGCGGCACCACGCTGCGTTCGATCGGCCAGATCGCCAAGCTGCAGACCATCAAGGACAATGACGAGGCCTTCGTGCCGCCGCGCGAGATGCTGCGCGAGCTGATGGAAGACAACAAGAAGATGGCGGCGGCGATGCGCAAGGCGCACAAGATCGTCGACGATTGCGAAGACGCCGCGACCGCCGGGCTGCTGGAAAACTACATCGACGAAACCGAACGCCGCACCTGGTTCCTGTTCGAAGCCAGCCGCCAGGAAGGCGACAATGTCGGCTAGCCAAGTCGGGCTAGCCAAGCCTGGATAGTCAAGCCTGGTGCCCCGGACGCGCTGCGGCATGCAATGCCGCTGCGCAGATCCGGGTCCCCGGTTCATCTGGTCACCCGACGAATCTAAACGACTCTCGACTCTAGACAGCCGGGGTTCAGCGGAGCATCGCGGAGCCTGTGCTGGGGCCGCGCCCGGGAGTTGTCGATCCTTATCGACGGGGCGGGCGCGTAGGAGATCACGCTGGGCACTTGTCCCACAGCCGGAGCAGCTCGCCGTCCTGGCCGAACACCGGGTCAGTCTGCGGCAGTGCCACCTGCGGGATCGTTTTCAGCGCCATGCGGTAATTGTCCGGCGTCGGCCGCGTCACCTGCATCGTATTGCCGGGCGGATAGGCGCCGACCACGGAAAAATCATGGCTCGAGAACAGTGATTTGTGCCCGGTGCCGGCCGGCAAGATCGCGACATCTCCGGGGTTGAGCTCGATTGCCTCGCCGCGCTCGCCGCCGAACAGCACCAAAGCGCGGCCGCGCGCGACGCCAAGGGCTTCGTGCACCGTGGCGTGGTAATGCAGATAATCGAAGATGCCGTTGCGCCACAGCGCGGCCCAGCCATTGCGATTGAAGATGCTCTCGATGGCCTGTTCGGGATGGCCGCGCCCGACATCGACCGCGCGCTTATAGATGATCAGCGGCAGCGGGTTGTTGGGAACCAGACCATCATCCTCGAAGACGAAGGTCAGCGGCTTGATCTGGTCGCGCGTCAGCGACATGGGAACTCCAGCTTTGTCAATATGTTGCTGGATTCAACGTCAAGTTGGCGATGATGTTCCCGGAATCTCGAACACCAGACATGTGGTGGTGGCATGCGCCAGCAGCCGGCCCTTGGCGTCGGTGATGCGGGCCTCGGCGGTGGCGGCGCGGCGGCCAACATTGAGGGTTCGGCCCTCGGTGCGCACCGCGCCGCTGTCGGCGCTCATGCCCCTGATGAAGCTGACCTTGAATTCCAGCGTGGTGTAGCCTTGGCCCGGCGCCAGCATCGAATGCACCGCCAGGCCCATCGCCGAATCCAGCAGGGTCGCCGCATAGCCGCCATGGACCGAGCCGATCGGATTGTAGTGCCGCATCCCCGGCACCGAATGCATCACCACCACGCCGGACTCGGCGCTGCTGTCGAACGGCTCGATCGTCTGCATGATCGGCGGCGCCGGCAATCGGCCCTCGAAAATGGCGCGCACGAAATCGAGCCCCGGCATCGACGCCATGATTTGGGTGGGGGTGACGCCATAGCTGACGGTGGGGCGGGGGCGGTCATCCATCGGCATATGCTCCGGTCGTTAAGATGACGGGCATCATACGAAAAACCCGGCGTCACGCCAGCGCAAAAATTCGCCGCTGTTCTCCCCTCCCCCTTGCGGGGAGGGGGCGGGGGTGGGGGTGCCGCGGAAACTGGCGCGTCTGTTATGGACGATGCTGGCGTGCGGGGAGTTGAACGTGATGCACTGCGCCGCAGACCCCCACCCCCAACCCCTCCCCGCAAGGGGGAGGGGCGCGCGCTGCCGTTGGCGCGGCGTGATCCGACGCAGCCTGTTCGCCAACCGAACGTCATTCCGGGGCGCGAGCCGTCAGGCGAGCGAACCCGGAATCCTGCTGCAGGAAGATGGGTGATGACCGGCCGCGAGATTCCTGGTTCGCGCCCAGCTATCGCTGCTCGCGCCCCGGAATGACAGCGCCGGATTGGATTGAGACGCCGTGCAGCGACGGCCTATGCCGCGCTCTTGTTGGCCCGCATTAATTCGGCGAAGCGCCGGAACAGATAATGCGAGTCGCGCGGGCCTGGCGAGGCTTCCGGGTGATACTGCACCGAGAACACCGGCTTGTCGGCCAGCGCGATGCCGCAATTGCTGTCGTCGAACAGCGAGACATGGGTCTGGGTGACATTGGCGGGCAGGGTGGTCTTGTCGACCGCAAAACCGTGATTCATCGAGGTGATCTCGACCTTGCCGGTGGTGATGTCCTTGACCGGATGGTTGGCGCCGTGATGGCCCTGATGCATCTTCACGGTCTTGCCGCCGAGCGCGAGGCCGAGCATCTGGTGGCCGAGACAGATCCCGAAGGTCGGCACGCCGGAGGCGATCACCTGCTGGATCACCGGCACCGCATATTTGCCGGTCGCCGCAGGATCGCCGGGGCCGTTCGACAGGAATACGCCGTCCGGCTTCAGCGCCATGATGTCTTCGGCCGACGTCGTCGCCGGCACCACGGTGACCTTGCAGCCTTCGCCGGCCAGCAGCCGCAGGATGTTGCGCTTGATGCCGTAATCGATCGCCACGACGTTGAATTCCGGCTGATCCTGGCGGCCGAAGCCTTCGTTCCAGATCCACGGCGTTTCGTCCCAGCCAAAGCGCTGGCCGGAGGTCACCAGCGGCACCAGGTCCATGCCTTCGAGGCCGGGCCATTCGCGGGCTTCTTCATTCAGCGCGTGCAGATCGAACTTGCCGTCGGCGGCATGGGCGATCACCGCATTGGGCATGCCCTTGCCGCGGATCAGCGCGGTCAGCGCGCGGGTGTCGATGCCGGACAGGCCGATGATGCCGCGGGCGCGCAGCCAGGCGTCGAGATGGCGCGACGAGCGGTAATTCGACGGGTCGGTGATCGCGGCGCGCAGAATCACGCCGCGGGCGCCCGGCGTCGCCGCCATGTTCACCGTTTCGATGTCGTCGTCATTGGTGCCGACATTGCCGATATGCGGGAAGGTGAAGGTGATCAACTGCCCGGCATAGGACGGGTCGGTGAGGATTTCCTCATAACCGGTCATCGCGGTGTTGAAACAGACTTCGCCGACCGCGTAGCCTTCCGCGCCGAGGCCGAAGCCTTCGAATACGGTGCCATCGGCAAGCACGAGCAGCGCGGTCGGCTTGTGGTCCGGCCAGGCGGGATTGGTTTCTGAGTTCGTCATGAGCGCATTACATAGTCGTCGCATCGGGCGCCGTCAAAGCCGGAAGCCGGCGATTCACCGGGGTTTGTCGAAATTTGACAGGATAGGCCAGGCAATTAGGGTCGGCGCCGCGCCGGACGGCGAATTCGCCGCCGGGTTGGGAGGATTCATGACCGATTCACTGCCGATTCTGCTGGTTCCGGGCCTGGGCGGCTCGCCGCGGATCTATGCCCCGTTGCTGCCGGCGCTATGGCGCCACGGCCCGGTGAGCGTTGCCAATCACATCCGCGACGACAGTATCGCGGCCATCGCGGCGCGGATCCTGGCCGAGGCGCCGCCGCGTTTCGCGCTCGCCGGCCATTCGATGGGCGGCTATATCGCCTTCGAGATCATGCGGCAGGCGCCGGAGCGGGTGGCGCGGCTGGCGCTGCTCAACACCCAGGCGCGTCCCGATGACGACGCCGCCAAGGAGCGCCGCGGCGCCATGATCGCCCGCATCCAGGGCGGCGGCTACAGCGACGGGATCGCCAGCATGGTCGCCGGCTTCGTGCATCCGTCGCGCGTCGACGACGCCGAGCTGCGCCGTGTCATCTATGCGATGGCCGACGATGTCGGCCCCGAGGCCTTCGCCCGGCAACTCGTCGCCATCATGGGGCGGCCGGATTCGCGGCCCACGCTGGCTCAGATCCGTTGCCCGACCCTGGTGCTGAGCGGCGATCAGGACAACACCCTGTCCAACGCGCTGTCGGTCGAGATCGCCGAAGGGATTTCCGGCGCCAAATTGGTGATCGTGCCGGAATGCGGGCACCTGTCGCAGATCGAGCGGCCGGCGGCGGTGACCGAGGCGCTGCTGGACTGGCTGACCAACTGAGTTGTTTCCGAGGTCCAGAGCGCCTAAATCAAGCCCCGACGATTTAGACGTCATTGCGAGCCAGCGGATGGCGCGAAGCGCCAGCCGCTGAGCGAAGCAATCCAGGGCCGCACATCCGAACTGGATTGCTTCGTCGCAACAGCTCCTCGCAATGACGGGGCAAGCCTGCGATCGACCGTCCGTCGAACCGAGGAGATTGAGATGCTGCGCGAAAATATCAACAACGCGGTCAAGGACGCGATGCGGGCCAAGGACGAGCGCAAGCTGTCGACCCTGCGGATGGTGAATTCGACCATCAAGAATGCCGACATCGAGGTGCGCGGCCAGGGCAAGCCGCCCTTGACCGATGGCGAGATCCTGAGCGTGCTGCAGAAGATGATCAAGCAGCGCCAGGAATCGGTCGAGCTCTACGACAAGGGCGGCCGCGCCGAACTGGCCGACCAGGAACGTGCCGAGATCGCCATCATCTCCGCCTATCTGCCGCAGCAGATGTCCGAGGACGAGGTCAAGGCCGCGATTGCCGTAACCATCGCTGACACCGGCGCCGCCGGCATCAAGGACATGGGCAAGGTGATCGGCGCGCTGAAGGCGAAATATGCCGGCCAGATGGATTTCGGCACGGCCAGCGGCCTGGTGAAGGCCGCGCTGACCGCCTGAGCGCTCAAGCCGTCATTGCATCATTGCAGAGGGCACCGCGTCCCGGGCGCGGTGCAGCGCATTGCGCTGCTCCGCAGAACCGGGACCCCGCTTCCAGCGCCAACCGGGGCCCCGGCTCTGCGGCGCACCACGCCGCAAGCGCGGCGCGTTGCACCGCGTCCGGGGCACGTGCTCAATGCCCCATCGCCGGCTTGGCGCTGCGGTCGACGGTGCGCAGCGACAGCGCCAGCGGCACCATCAGCAGGGCGATGCAGGCCAGCGCCACGAAGACGTCGATATAGGCCAGCAGCGCCGACTGGTTCTCGACGATGCGGCCGATCACCGCCATTGCTGCGCCGGCATTATCGCCGGTGGCGTTCTGGCTCTTCAGATAGTTCTGGATGCCGTTGAGCGTGTCGTGGAAGAACGGATTCCAGGCGCCGATGTGCTCGGCCAGCCGGCTGTGGTGAAACTGTTCGCGCTGCGCCAGCACGGTCTGGCTGATTGAGACCCCGATCGAGCCGCCGAAATTGCGCGCCAGATTGATCATCGCCGAGGCCTGGTCGGTCTTGTTCGCCGGAATGCCGTCATAGGACGCGGTGGTGATCGGGATGAAGATCAGCGGCAGGCCGAGGCCGAGATAGATCCGCGACATCGCGAAGTACCAATAATCGGCGTTCGGCGACAGCCGCAGCAGATCGGCCATCGCGCCGACGCAGATGCAGGCGCCGGCCGCGATCAGCCAGCGCGGCTGGATCGCGCTGAGCCGGCCGACGACCACCATCATCACCATGGTGACGAGGCCGCCCGGCGAAATCACCAGCCCGGCCAGCGTCGCGGTGTAGCCGTAGCGCTCCTGTAACAGTTGCGGCAGGATCTGGGTGGTGGCGATCAGCAAAGCGCCGGTCGCCAGCATGATCGCAAAGCAGGTGCCGAACTGCCGCCCCGCCAGCATCCGGATGTCGATCAGCGGCTTGTCGCGGTGCAGCTCCCAGGGCACGAACAGCACCAGCCCGGTCAGCGACAGCGCCGAGAAGGTGACGATGAAACTCGAGTCGAACCAGCCGTCGATCTGGCCGCGATCGAGCACCACTTCCAGCGCGCCGAGAAACACCGCGACCAGGATGAAGCCGATGAAGTCGAAATTCGGCCCCTTGGCCCACAATTCGGCGCGGGCTTTCTTCTGCTGTTCGGAAGCCGGAATGATCAGATAGATCAGGATCAGCGACATCACGCCGACCGGCACATTGATCAGGAAGCACCAGTGCCACGACAGATTGTCACTGAGCCAGCCGCCCAGCGTCGGCCCGACCACCGGCGCCACCACCACGGCGATGCCGTAGAGCGCAAAACCCTGACCGCGCTTGGCCGGCGGAAATGCCGCCGCCAGGATCGATTGCGCCACCGGCGTCATGCCGCCGCCAGCCAGGCCCTGCAGGATGCGGAACACCAGCAGCGACTGCAGGTCCCAGGCCATGCCGCATAACAGCGAGCTGACGGTGAACAGCGTGATGCAGGCCAGGAAGAAGTTCTTGCGGCCGAACATTTCGGCGATCCAGCCCGAGGCGCACAGCACGATCGAATTCGCCACCAGATAGGTGGTGACCACCCATGAGGCCTCGTCGCTCGACACCGCGAGGCCGCCGGAGATGTAGCGCAGCGCCACATTGGCGATGGTGGTGTCGAGCACCTCCATGAAGGTCGCGACCGAGACCAGCACCGCGATCAGCCAGGGATTGGTGCCGTATTCTCCTTGCTCGCTTGCCATCGCGGCGCGCTCACGGCCGCACGGTGACGGTGGGCACCACCGACATGCCGGGGCCGAGTGCCACGTCGGGGCGCTGGTCGAAGGTGATCTTCACCGGCACGCGCTGCACCACCTTGACGTAATTGCCGGTGGCATTCTCGGCGGGCAGCAGGCTGAAGGCGGTGCCGCTGCCGGCCTGGATGCTGTTGACGTGGCCCGGAAAAGAACGGTCATAGGCGTCGATGTGAATATCGACGGGCTGGCCCACTTTCATCAATTCGAGCTGGGTCTCCTTGAAATTCGCCGTCACCCAGACCTCGAGCGGCACCAGCACCATGATGGCTTGGCCGGGCGCCGCCAGCGCGCCGACGGCGCCGGTCAGTTTGGCGATGCGGCCGTCGGTCGGCGCGCGCAATTCGGTGCGCTGCAGATTGGCGTCCGCCTGTTCCTTCTGCGCCTGCGCGGCCTTGAGTTGCGCCTGCGCCTGTTCTCGCTTGGCGCGCAGCACGTCGACCTGCCGGGTCGCCGCGACTTTGGCGGCCATCGCGGCATCGAGCGCCGCCTGCTTGCTGGTGAAGTCGGATTCGGCCTGCTGCGCGCGCTGCACCGTGCCGGCACCGTTCTTCACCAGCTGCTGATAGCGCTGGTTCTCGTCGCGGGCGAAGTCGAGCGCCGCCTGCGCCTCCTGCACCTGCTTGGTGGCCTGATCGATCTGCGCTTTCTGCGCCTGAATCTGCGCCTCGGTGTCGTCGATCGACGCCTGCGCCTGGCGGATCTGCGCCGCCGCCTGATCGACCGCGGCCTGGTAGTCACGCGGATCGATCTTGGCGAGCAGGTCGCCGGTCTTCACCACCTGATTGTCGGTGACATTGACCCCGACGATCGCGCCGGAGACCTGCGGGCTGATCAGCACCGGGCGCGAATCGATGAAGGCGTCGTCACTGCTCTCGTAGTGCCGCGCGTGCAGATACCAGGCGATCCCCGCCGCGATGCCGGCGACGAGCAGGACCGCGAGGACGATCGTCGCCGTCGGGTGCCGGCCAATGGTGGCCCTGAGCCCGCCCTTGGTCGGGGTTTGCGGCGGCTCGCTCGGAGCGTCTTGGCGCTGTTCCGGGGGCGCCGGCTTCGACCGCGCCTCCACTGTGGCCTCTGACTTCGAGGTGGATTCCGACTCCGATCTCGGTTCCGATTTGACCCCGTCGATCCGCTGCGGATTGCGCGCGAAAGAGCTGTCGTGGCCGCCGTCAGCCTTTTCAGCCATGCTTGACGTCACGTCAGCCGTGCTCATGTGCCTCACCATCGATCTGGAACCGAATTCCAAGAAACGAAAACAATCGGGTTGGTCGCTGGTTCCGCCGCGTTGTGCAGTGCAGCTTCAGCCGTGCTGCATGGCTGGGTGTGGCTGCCAGCAATATGTGTGCGGATGCAGTGAAGCGCGCCGCGCTTGCGACGTGGTGCGCTGCGGAGCCGCGGCCCCGGTTTGCAGATCAGCATCAGCGCGGGCTGCGGCTCAACGCCATGCTGCAGCGCAATGTGAGCCCGCGTAGTTAGCCGGCTGGCGCGGCGCTTGCGCGCGCAATCCGATTGACGTCCGCCGCGACGCGGTTCTTAATAGCCGCAACTAATAATGAACAACCACCAACAGGGGAGGAGCGACCATGTCGATCTCCGGTAAGGTTGATCCCGTCGTGCGGCAGATCACGATCGCCGACATCGCGGATGCGTTGGGTCAGGGCCTGCGTGATTTCCAGGCCGCGCCCCTCTACGGGCTGGCGTTCGGCGCGATCTACGCCGCCGGCGGGATGCTGATCCTGGCCTGTCTGACCGCCTTGCATATGGTGTATCTGGCCTATCCTCTCGGCGCCGGCTTCGCGCTGCTCGGGCCGTTCGTGGCACTCGGGCTTTATGAAGTCAGCCGCCAGCGCGAGCAGGGCAAAAGGCCGTCGATCCCGCATTTGATCGGGTTGATGCGCAGCCGCGGCGAACTCGGCTGGATGGCGTTCGTGACGCTGTTTCTGTTCGTGATCTGGATGTATCAGGTCCGGCTGCTGATCGCGCTGTTCCTCGGCATCAGCGCCTCCTTCACCAGCCTGCAGCAGTTCATCTCGGTGGTGCTGACCACCAATGAGGGGCTGGTGTTCCTCGCGGTCGGCAATTGTGTCGGCGCGGCGCTGGCGTTGGTGCTGTTCTCGCTGACCGTGGTCTCGTTCCCGCTGCTGCTCGATCGCGACGTCGACTTCGTCACCGCGATGGTGACCAGCGTCCGCGCGGTGGTGATGAGCCCGCTGCCGATGATCGGCTGGGCCGCGACCATCGTGCTGCTGTTGGCGATCTCGGCGCTGCCCTATTTCCTCGGGCTGGTGGTGACGCTGCCGATTCTCGGCCACGCCACCTGGCATCTCTACCGCAAGCTCGTGGTGCCCGTTGCGGCCGAGATGCCGGAGACGCTCCCCGAAACCGGCAACGACAATGTGGCGACGATGCCGCGCGCGGCATCGCGCAATTGAGGTCGATAGCCCAAGCCGGGAACCGAACCGGAAAAGCGGCTTGGCGGCGTCTCGAAGGCTCGTTCTGCGAGTCTGACTGAAGAAGAAGGATTTCGTCATTGCGAGCCGAGGACGGCGCATCGCGCCGTCCGACGGCGAAGCAATCCAGGGGCATCAAGCACAGACTGGATTGCTTCGTCGCAACAGCTCCTCGCAATGACGGCGTTGAAGGCCTCGTTTGTTCATCACTTTTTCGGTCAGGCTGTGAGGAGCGGCCGCTTGGCCGCATCGCGAAGCCTCATCCTGAGGAGCGGCCACTTGGCCGCGTCTCGAAGGATGAGGCTGTGCCGCGCCTCATGGTTCGAGACGCGCGCCAAGCGGCGCGCTCCTCACCATGAGGCTCGGCAGTGCCATTGCCCAACGCACAATGACGGCCTTGGGTGCGCGACGTCGGGCTTCCGTTGCTGCAGCGATCGTGCTTTATCGACGCGGTCCCGATCAGCCGCGAGTCTCAACATGTCGCTCCAGCTCTATCTCACTTATGTCGCCGCCTGCGTCGCGCTGGCGCTGTTGCCTGGCCCCGTGGTGACGCTGGTGATCGCCAACGGGTTGCGGCACGGCACAAGAGCGGCATTGACCAATATCGCCGGCGCCCAGCTCGGGCTCGGCGTGGTAATCGCGTTGGTCGCTGTCGGGCTGACCACGCTGATGGCGACGATGGGCTATTGGTTCGACTGGGTGCGCTTTCTCGGCGCCGCCTATCTGGTCTGGCTCGGCATCGCGCTGATCCGGGCGCCGGTCCATGCGCTGGCCGATGCCGGCGCGCCGCCGCCGCCGCCGCGCGGCGGGTTTTTCCTGCAGGGCCTGGTGGTGCTGCTCAGCAATCCCAAGGTGCTGGTGTTCTTCGGCGCCTTCATTCCGCAATTCGTCGACATGAACCGGCCGCATCTTCCGCAAGTCGCGCTGCTTGGCGCGATTTTCATGGCGATCACTGGCGTCACCGATGCGGCCTATGCGGTGCTGGCCGGCCGGGCGCGCACCTTCTTTTCGGCGCGACGCACCAGGCTGCTGTCGCGGATCTCCGGCGGCTTCATGATCGGCGGCGGCCTCTGGCTGGCGCTGTCGCGGGCGCGCTGAGCGCGCGCCTCAATGCGAGGCGGCGCAGTCATCTCCTGACAGCGTCGCCGCGATGCCGCGCAGCGCCCGCGCCAGACGCTGGGCCCATTCGATCTGGCCGGCTTGCTCCGTGATCAGATCCTGCCTGATCTCCAGGCCGCTATTGGGCAGGCCGCGTTGTTCGCCATGCACCGGAATGGTGTAGTCGGTGGCGTCGTCGACCGCATAGGGCTCGTTGTCGCCGACCACCAGGTCGGCCTCGGCGCGCAGCGCCGCCAGCAGCAGCGGCGGCAGCACGGTGTCGCGATGATACAGCGTGCCGATATGCCAGGGCCGCGCGATGCCGGCATAGACCGGGGTGAAGCTGTGCAGCGCCACCAGCAGGGTCGGCTGCCCCGCTTTGAGCCGGGCGTCGATCGCCTGCGCGATGCGCTGGTGGTAGGGATCGAAAATCAGCCGGCGCCGCTGCTCGGCCGCCGCCGGCGTCAGGCCCTGATTGCCCGGAACGCTGGTCGCTTCGCTGATCACCGGAATTGAACTCGCCGCTTCGGGCGGCCGGTTGCAATCGATCACCAGCCGCGAATAACGCTGCGCGATCAGATGGGCGCCCAGCAGCTCCGACAGCCGCTCGGCGACGCCGGCGATCCCGATATCCCAGGCAATATGGCGCGCAAGCTCGCTTTCCGGCAGGCCGAGATCGTCCAGTTCCGGCGGAATCACCCGCCCATAATGGTCGCAGGTCAGCAGGAACGGCGAGGCCCCGCCGGGGTTTTTCTCGATCACCGGAACATCCAGCGTTCCAAGACGTCGTTGTGGGTCGCGTGCGCCGCTCATCTGTGCCCGTGCCTGTCGAAATCGCATCCGTTCGAGCCGGCATCGGTATAGAGACCAGTGCCTAAAGTCACGTCACGAATAGTATTCGTCCTGAATACGCAGCCTGAATGCCCTGCAAATGCCGTTGCTGACGATCCATCACAACACCGAATATCGCTATGCCCGCCCGGTCGCGTTCGGTGAGCATCGCATCATGCTGCGGCCGCGCGACGGCCATGATCTGCGGATGCTGGCCGGCCAGCTGGATATTTCCCCGGAGCCGATGTCGCTGCGCTGGATCCATGACGTGTTCGGCAACAGCGTCGCGATCGCCACTTTCGACGAGCGTGCCACCACGCTGAGCTTCCGCTCGACCGCGACGGTGGAGCACAATCCGACCGAGGATTTCGCCCTGACCGCGCAGGATCGCGCCTATTTCTATCCGTTTCTCTATGAAGACGACGAGTTCCCCGATCTGGTCGAGTTCATCCGGCCGCAATATGGCGATCCCGACGGCGAATTGTCGGCCTGGGCGCGGAATTTCCTCGACGCCGAAGGCCCGACCCCGACCTTCAATATTCTCAGCGGCATGACCCACGGCATCCGCGCCGCCTTCACCTATCGCAAGCGTCACGCCCACGGCACCCAGCACCCGCTCGACACGCTGCAGACCGGGACCGGCACCTGCCGCGACTTCGCGCTGCTGATGATCGAGGCGCTGCGCCGGCTCGGCATCGCGGCGCGCTTCGTCTCCGGCTATCTGTTCGTGCATGGCGACCGCGGCCATGTCGGCGGCGGCTCGACCCACGCCTGGGTCCAGGTCTATCTGCCCGCCGCCGGCTGGATCGAATTCGATCCCACCAACGGCATTATCGGCAGCCGCGATCTGGTGCGCGTCGCGGTGGCGCGCGATCCGCGGCAGGCGATCCCGCTGCACGGCTCCTATCTCGGCGAGGCCGATGATTTCATCGGCATGGAGGTCAATATCAAGGTGCTGTCGGTGGCCGACGACGGCAATGCGCTACGCCACGCCATGACGTCGAGCGATATGGCGGCGAGCGACACGGCGACGGTCCCGCGCAATGACAAGGCCGAATTCGCCTAGTATAGGACAGCCCCCAATCCATCCTTCAGCGGGGCACGATGCTGGATCGTCTGTTCGTCTATGGCACCTTGATGCGCGGCTTCGACCATCCGATGGCCCGGCTGTTGTCGGGTCATGCGGACTATCTCGGCACCGCCTGCGCGCGCGGCCGGCTCTATCTGGCGCGGCACTATCCGGGACTGGTGACATCGGCGAATGGTGCCGATCTGGTGTGGGGCGAGTTGTTCCGGCTGCATCAGCCGCACGCATTGCTGGCGCAGCTCGACGACTATGAAGGCTGCGGCCCCAACGATCCCGCGCCCGCCGAATATCGCCGCGAGGTCTGTCCGGTCACGCTGGGCGACGGCGGCGAGCGGGCAGGCGAGGCGCTCGCCGTGGCGTCGACCGAGGCCTGGACCT from Rhodopseudomonas sp. BAL398 encodes the following:
- a CDS encoding HlyD family secretion protein, whose product is MSTADVTSSMAEKADGGHDSSFARNPQRIDGVKSEPRSESESTSKSEATVEARSKPAPPEQRQDAPSEPPQTPTKGGLRATIGRHPTATIVLAVLLVAGIAAGIAWYLHARHYESSDDAFIDSRPVLISPQVSGAIVGVNVTDNQVVKTGDLLAKIDPRDYQAAVDQAAAQIRQAQASIDDTEAQIQAQKAQIDQATKQVQEAQAALDFARDENQRYQQLVKNGAGTVQRAQQAESDFTSKQAALDAAMAAKVAATRQVDVLRAKREQAQAQLKAAQAQKEQADANLQRTELRAPTDGRIAKLTGAVGALAAPGQAIMVLVPLEVWVTANFKETQLELMKVGQPVDIHIDAYDRSFPGHVNSIQAGSGTAFSLLPAENATGNYVKVVQRVPVKITFDQRPDVALGPGMSVVPTVTVRP
- a CDS encoding DUF2189 domain-containing protein — translated: MSISGKVDPVVRQITIADIADALGQGLRDFQAAPLYGLAFGAIYAAGGMLILACLTALHMVYLAYPLGAGFALLGPFVALGLYEVSRQREQGKRPSIPHLIGLMRSRGELGWMAFVTLFLFVIWMYQVRLLIALFLGISASFTSLQQFISVVLTTNEGLVFLAVGNCVGAALALVLFSLTVVSFPLLLDRDVDFVTAMVTSVRAVVMSPLPMIGWAATIVLLLAISALPYFLGLVVTLPILGHATWHLYRKLVVPVAAEMPETLPETGNDNVATMPRAASRN
- a CDS encoding LysE family translocator; this translates as MSLQLYLTYVAACVALALLPGPVVTLVIANGLRHGTRAALTNIAGAQLGLGVVIALVAVGLTTLMATMGYWFDWVRFLGAAYLVWLGIALIRAPVHALADAGAPPPPPRGGFFLQGLVVLLSNPKVLVFFGAFIPQFVDMNRPHLPQVALLGAIFMAITGVTDAAYAVLAGRARTFFSARRTRLLSRISGGFMIGGGLWLALSRAR
- a CDS encoding N-formylglutamate amidohydrolase, producing MSGARDPQRRLGTLDVPVIEKNPGGASPFLLTCDHYGRVIPPELDDLGLPESELARHIAWDIGIAGVAERLSELLGAHLIAQRYSRLVIDCNRPPEAASSIPVISEATSVPGNQGLTPAAAEQRRRLIFDPYHQRIAQAIDARLKAGQPTLLVALHSFTPVYAGIARPWHIGTLYHRDTVLPPLLLAALRAEADLVVGDNEPYAVDDATDYTIPVHGEQRGLPNSGLEIRQDLITEQAGQIEWAQRLARALRGIAATLSGDDCAASH
- a CDS encoding transglutaminase N-terminal domain-containing protein; translation: MPLLTIHHNTEYRYARPVAFGEHRIMLRPRDGHDLRMLAGQLDISPEPMSLRWIHDVFGNSVAIATFDERATTLSFRSTATVEHNPTEDFALTAQDRAYFYPFLYEDDEFPDLVEFIRPQYGDPDGELSAWARNFLDAEGPTPTFNILSGMTHGIRAAFTYRKRHAHGTQHPLDTLQTGTGTCRDFALLMIEALRRLGIAARFVSGYLFVHGDRGHVGGGSTHAWVQVYLPAAGWIEFDPTNGIIGSRDLVRVAVARDPRQAIPLHGSYLGEADDFIGMEVNIKVLSVADDGNALRHAMTSSDMAASDTATVPRNDKAEFA
- a CDS encoding gamma-glutamylcyclotransferase, with the translated sequence MLDRLFVYGTLMRGFDHPMARLLSGHADYLGTACARGRLYLARHYPGLVTSANGADLVWGELFRLHQPHALLAQLDDYEGCGPNDPAPAEYRREVCPVTLGDGGERAGEALAVASTEAWTYLYNWPVAHLPLIASGRFELEQS